A region of the Chroicocephalus ridibundus chromosome 1, bChrRid1.1, whole genome shotgun sequence genome:
CAGTCTAACTGGCCACCACTGCACAGGGTCACAGGGTTCCTGTCCTCAGGGCTCCTTTTTGCTGCAGTTCAGAAGTCGTCCAAGATCTCAACCTATGCTTCTCTACTGCACTTCTGCACTGCATACTGGACCCATGTGCTTGTCACCTTTATAGCTCTCTGCTTGCTGATCTGTTGATGGTTTATTTTTAGGCTTGTTAAATATACACCTGGGTAGAAGAAGTAGCCATTGGACCACAAAAGCCCAGCCAAGTAGGAAAAAAACTCTCATTACTTCTTCAGTGTCTGATATGTTCTAACAGAGCAGAGTAACACCTCTACTTTTGtccttattttatttctgcagatattTTGATAAACATTTTCACCATCTGGTATTCGACAAACGAGAAAAACCTTTATGCCAGTTCACCAGTAAGTTCTTAAAATAATATTCCCAAGGTTCATTTCTCTGACCTAGTTCTGGTTTTCACCAAGCAGCAACATAGTCTCtataatgttttatttccttttacctattttatctttttttttttttttctggtactatcttctgtttggttttgtttttctttcttttttccactacAGTTCTGTCTCTCCTTCTAAATGACTTTTCTCCCTTTCGCACTGCTTTACGCCTTACTGTTCAGAACAGAAAGCGGCCTTGCGACAGagctcctttgttttttttatcagaaaggTGCAAAAGATGACCTATTTAATCAAAGGACATTGTCAGTTACACTCCTTAGTTTTTCAAAGCAAACTCAAACATTCAGACTTTGTTATAAACAGTTCAAACTAAATTCAAGGTCAGAAAGACTGCAGCTAACAGAGCTCATTTCCCCCATCATTTACccttttcaatatatattttttccacataTGACTATACTGAAACGACTACACTCTCACTGATGCTAATGTTACTGAACTCTAGAAAACAGGTTTTAATTGTAGGAATTTGTTTATTATTAATTCAATaactattaatttaataattattaattattggATTAATttattattggggggggggggaaagccacGGTACATGGATTGAACAGATTGTCTTTAATCCTAAAAGGGAGCATACTATAAAATTATATACTGGCATTTTGTCCTGTATTCAGTGTAGAGTCAAATCTGTTATTAAAGCCTTTTGCTATTAAAGCTTATACTGCTATTCAAAAGTGACCTCAAAAAAACTTCCCAAGAAGCTGTAGTTTATCATCTCTTCCCCATCTCCTTAAAAGCATaggccagcagcagcaagttGTACACGTGGAGTAATACTGACTGTGATCCAGACAGCGTGAGAGAGGTAGCTGCAAGGTAATGCAGAACTTGCACATAGTTCTGCTCTGTTAAGTAAAAGAAGTCGACTGTAGGGAGACCTTCTTGGTATCTGTCACTAAAGACATGCTTGTCACTTCTAAAAATGAGCTCAGTTACATACAGAATTCTTTTACAGATCATGTAACTCCGCAGGGCTTATACATGTACAGTGCTGGAAGTAAAATTAAAAGGTTGCCTTTGAAAGTTGATCTCTATACTCAATCATAGGTAAACTCTAAGTGAACTGACACCGGCTTTTGAAAACATACTTTGAATTTCTGATACTATCTTTCTTCTTCAAAGCATTTCATACACTATTCTGCTTGCAAAGATGACAAACTAGTAAGATCCAGTCAGCTCTGAGGTAGAAAAAAGTAATCATCTATCAGGGAGTAACTAGCAGTTCCATTGTGCGTGTAGAAGGAATTTTATCTCAATCAACAGGGGCAAATTGGCTTCCTGCTACGAAAAATATTAAGACGTGAATTAGTTGGTGTCTTAAAGATACTTTTCAGCAAGCTCAATAAACTTTCATTATGAGTTTTACCTGCTTTCTTCCAAACCAGCAGGTTCTGAGATAACATAAACTAAGATTTACTTTACTATAATTTATTAAACAGCAAGATGTCAAAAGTAAATCAACATTACATCTCGGTGCATAAAAACACAGCTGAATAATCGGACGCATTGCCTCTTCCAGCCAAAACCAACCAGCTGCATTTCTTATCTTGCTTACCTCACCTCGAGTAACATTTCCAAAGTCTGCAAGAAAGCCCAAAATAAGCAACTGAATTACCATATTGTTTGGTACACTTGGATAAACATACGAATTTACCATAATATAAGAGATAAATCTTAGGTTGAATCAAGTGCTAAGCTTCTgtagttattttatttaaagtgtgTGTTTTACCTCTCAGAGTTTCTCGATTGTAGCAACAGTACTTGCCTGCCTTTGTTGCTTCTTGAAACTCCTTCTTATTTCAAAGCTTACAGATTTCAACACATTTCAGCATCCTCTTCTCACTGTGACTTTTGCTACTGAACTTTACGCCAATGTTTTTGTAATGGTGTGTGCTTGTCTCTGTCACATACATTTTGAATAATAACAAGgaaatacaatggaaaataaTACCTCATGTTACCTTTTGTTGTACATTTGGAAAGTATACTAACCCTCcttttgaatgtattttatatGCTTACTTTTGTACCATATTGGATTGTAAAGTATTGATATTCTTTGTCCTTAGTGAGTTTCCTAACCCCTTGCAAAAGAATCCAGAGTTTATGTAATTTATTATTGTTGTGAGGACCATTGGGGTTTTTAAATAATAGTTATTGTAGTCTAAGGATATAAAAGGAGCAAGACTTACAGGAAAAGATAATAACATTTATCAGATTAATTGATTcagactgaaaaatggaaaagctttcaaGGGCCTTTCTTCACAAATATTTCCTCTCATACTACTTTTCAAATTAATGTGAAACAAAGAAGAATATTAGGTATTGCAAATCTACAGGATGGGTCTGACCTTGAGTCCCAAGCTCAGGAAAATATTTAGCAAGCCTTTGTGACTCATATCTACAGCTGACAAAATATTCTAAGATATTCAGCAAATCATTTAGTAATACATTCCAACGTTATTACAAAGCAGTGTCAAATGGCATTCCAAGCTGGATTTCCCACATAGTGATTGGGGTTTAGGGAGCAGACTATCACCTGCTTCTTTTAAAACACAAGATCTTTGACCTTCAGGGTTACTGAACCCTAAATATCAGCACGATAAAATACCTTGCTGACTGACTGGCAGGAGCGAGGCGTGAAAGGCAAAGAGCTAGAAGCGCTGCAGAGCTTCTCTAACTCAACCAAACTCCAGTTTTCAGGTGAGACTGTAGTTACACTCTTTTTacagatgactgaggggggatcttatcaacgcttataaatacttaaagggtgggtgtcaggaggatggggccaggctcttttcagtggtgcccggagacaggacaagaggtaatgggcacaaacttggacataggaagttccaccaaaacatgaggaggaacttctttactttgagggtggcagagcactgggcgtgttcctgtgtaacctgctctaggtgaccctgctctggcaggggggttgcactagatgatctccagaggtcccttccaacccctaccattctgtgattctcccttcctcttctctctgatcCTCCATCTTCCTTATCACAACGAGCGTGATTCTCCAAATGCCTGTTAAGTCTTTCTAGGGACACTGCAATGTAGTAATATAATAAAATGACAAAGTGAGAAGTGATGTCTGGGGAATACTACATGGGCAGTTTACAAGGACACAATGTTCTTATGCAAATTGAAAGTTAGTGAAGTCAGTGCAGTCAGCACAACTACTCTTTGCCAAAAGTAACACCGGATATGGAGTAGAAACAGTGGGTTTATGTTTCGTCTGCAAAACTGGCCACCCTTACCAAGAATCTTCCTAAAACTATGCCAGAATATTAATACAACATTGACATTTAGCAAACAAAAGGGAATGTTCAGAGCTGTCATATAGGTGTGCTAATCCTGTGAATTCTGACTGACTAGAGGTGATTGACTATAGAAACAAAGAAAGCCTTTTTAAGACCCATGTTTGGGAAGCTTATGCCAATAAGTACTTCAGGTCTTCAAAAGCCTGTAAAATGGTACCATGAGCACCACTGGACTCCAGTTTTGAAAACTTCAGTTAAGAAATCTAAATCAGAGAATGACCCATTTTCCACGCAGTCGTGCAACTGGACTGTGGGGGTACAGCTGAGCAGCGAGTACCCTCAGGCACCATCAGCTGCCTTTACCACCTGACTCCCTGGTTCTCACGCAGGGCCGCCTCCTCTCCTCAGGTCACCTCATTGGACTCACGGTGGCCTTCCAGAGAGAGCTGGGCGCTGCTGTTAAAGAGCGTGGTGGAACTGAGCCAAGTATTGTGCATCAAATGAGGTAAATACGCCATGGTGAAGGAACTTTGAGTTTTTAGGCTTTGGCTTTAAGAGattgaaaacaagaaagaaagggaaaggaaagaaagggaaaggaaagaaagggaaaggaaagaaagggaaaggaaagaaagggaaaggaaagaaagggaaaggaaagaaagggaaaggaaagaaagggaaaggaaagaaagggaaaggaaagaaagggaaaggaaagaaagggaaaggaaagaaagggaaaggaaagaaagggaaaggaaagaaagggaaaggaaagaaagggaaaggaaagaaagggaaaggaaagaaagggaaaggaaagaaagggaaaggaaagaaagggaaaggaaagaaagggaaagggaaaggaaagaaggaaagaaagggaaaagagggaaggagggaaaggggaaaggaaaggcgaagaaaagaaaggcaaagaaaagaaaggcgaagaaagaagaaaagaaagaaaagcacgacaggaaagaaaggaagaaagcgagaagagaagaggagaagaagacagaggaaaggaaagaaagacgaAAAGTACATCAAAGCAAAGCAGCGTGCGGGGCGGCGGAGCGCTCTGGCTGTCGGCTTTCCCAGGCGAGCGGGGCTGCGGTGCCGCCCCTGCCGGCCCCCCGTGCCACCTGCCGTTAGCTCATCACATCAGCCTTGTGCCTAATTATGCCTCGGTCGACTCGGGCGGTCAAGCCCAGCCTCCAGGAGCGCCGCGGGAGGTGACGCCGCCACCTCTCTTCGCTGTTCTCTCGTTGCTGGCGTTTTGCTTTCTCCTCACCCCGATACCGCCCGTCTTCGGTACTTCTGCCGCCTGTAAGCTTTCACAGCGCCAACCCCGTGAGTCTTCACCGCTTCCTTTTCTCCTGTGGCTGAGAGTCGAGTCTTCCCATTTCTCGCAGACTGCTCATTTGTATTTTTGCCTGGAAAGAGTTTCAAGGCACTTTCAGGGCTGCCCGAGCGCTGCCCATCTCCCTTTTAAGCAAGGCGTAGGAGCCCGCCACCGCCCGGCTGGCCGGGGGTGCGTGTGGGGGAGTTGCGGGTCCCTTCCCCTCAGCTGCCGCTCCGCCACCGCCCCGGGCTCTGCCTGAAGCTGCTGCCGCCTTCCGAGCGCCCACCACGGGAACCGCCGGCCCCCGGCCCACCGGGAACCGTTCTCGGGCGGAACCTTTCTCTCTCGGCGGCTGTTTCCCAGCcggcggggacagcggggaggggaCGGCCCTGCCGGCGAgggcggcggctgctgcccgGGGAGCCGGCGCCGGCAGCGATGCCGGGGGTAAGCGGTTCCTCTTCTCTCGCAGGTCGCCGGGTAACCCCGGTTCCGTTACCGGAGGGAGACGGGGAATGCGGCTCGGCAGAAaccactgccctgcccagcccagcccggttTATTCCAGAGGGAATCGGCGGGCCCGTGGGTTGGGGTAGGGGGAAGAGGCTTCGCTTTGCCCGGTGTTTCCTTTGTGTTGAACGTTTTAGGCTGTTTTCATATATTAAACTGCCAAGAGAAATAGTTTGGTTCAGTCAAGCCGTTGACTTGAAGTTTCATTCGGAGAATAGAGCTCTTATGTCATGGGTAGATCCTGGAATAAAATACtggaataccaggttggaagggaccgcagGGATCATCATCCagactttcttggcaaaagcttggtctagacaagatggcccagcagcCTGTCCATCTGAATCTTAAATGTGTTGGGGAattcagctcttccctggggagattattccaatggctgattgttctaattgtgaaaaattttcctcttgtgtccaattggaatctccccaggagtaacttgtacccattacctgTCGCCtattccatgtgactccttgtaaaaagggagtctccatcttctttgtagccaccctctAAGTACTGGAGTGTGGTGGTAAGGTCTCACCGAAGCcgccttttctcaaggctgaacaaactcaaTGCTTTTAGCTCTTTCTTTcttgaacaggaagaaaatatgaaattagaTTTTCTTCTGATGAACCCTCCTTGTGTTTGGAGTAAAGACCCAGCTCCCATTCAGCGTTTTCAGGCATATCTGGATAATAGGGGGGGTTCAGTTTCCAAGCTGCCATCAGGAAAGGATGTTGAAAAGCAACTGCGTGTGCCTTTGGTTATTCCAGCGtgtctttttaaaagtaaaacagtGTTGAATGCAGGTGACCAGGTCCTCTGTTTTTCTAGGTATGCTCATTGAAAAAGTGTTTGTTACGTCTAATAAGAGAATATTCAAGACTAGTCGCAATTACTCAGTACTGAAAGGCGCGCAGAAATTTGAACTTTCTCATTTGCGCTCATTTAGTTGTTATGGGTTGCTGATAATTGCTGCCACATTTGCACAGCTTCTACTTCCAGGAAGCAAATTTAAGGGATAAAAGGAAACAATGAGGTCTAAAATGTTGGTAGTGACAGCATCCTGTGGTGagatgcttatttttattaattttggtaAGTTACTAATGTAATTATTAAAGCTTTCTTGGGGATTCTTTCCCAAGTGCTTCACTGGGTGGGGTTGTAAAATAATACAgtctttttcagaataaataagttGGACTTCCATCACGTGTTGTTTTTGCATTGTGAACTCAACTTTTCCGGATATAGAGGAATCTTGTTCTCTAGATTTTCGAGTGTTTTGCTCTAGATAGATTATTGTTCTGAATTTTGAACGTGCTAACATTCGTCAAATGATAGTGTAGCATCTTTGTAGGATACTGTCAGTGAAGGAAGGGAGcgtggagaaaataaatattacaacaagaaaagatttttctactTGAAAAGATGTCCTGGGTGCATTTGCAGAAGAGATCTGTGTGTTTTCCTCAGAAATGCTGATGAGGgtaggggttttttggtttttgttcttttcattggGTTTTTAtgggctttgtttcttttttttttttttttttttcagttaaatgatCTCCAAACTTAGGCCTCGTTTCCAAAATAGCTTCCAGCATGTGAACCTGAGAGCTGGCAAGTAGCCTTATGAGCCATAGGGTCTGGCAGGATGCTTATTTGAGGGATTAAGGTCTGCGGTCTGCAGTCTTCACAACCACAAACTGAGATGTGtttcaaagccaaacaaaaaatacatccttacaaaagcaaaaccaagaattAATGTAATGAAACTTGGGGATTTCTAAGTGACGATATTGTAGCCAAGTTCTTTTGCCAAGGTGCAGCCCTTTTATGCTTTAGACATAAGACAATACAGACGATGCAGAgataagtttgtttttttaaaatacttgctgagaaaaccaaaatcttttaTGTTATATGGTCTGGTAGAGTAGCCAGGTGGCTAGCAGGGGGCCTCCCATGATCATTATGTGTTGCAGAAGTCTGGTTTCCACAAACTTGATTGAATCAactgatttttatgaaaaaaataacttcaagaAATGCATTCCTTTACTTGAAATGAATTAATGTTTTAGTGGGTATGATAAATTTTATCTTGAATTTGacacaagtgtttttcagctGCTTGAATAGCCATATCTCCGTTAGCTTCAAAACATCAATCGACTGAGCTTAAATGGAGCTGTGGTAGGCTTACATGCTCATACTTTGTCAGCCTTGTTTATGTCAGTGCGTTGCTGAACTGGGGTGTGACATACAgtgtcttgattttaaaatacttggtAAGAATGAATAGAAAGTGCTAATAGTGATacatctggttttaattttggcCTTTTTTAAGGCAGAAGcattaagaattattttacttttcattttacttAGGGCTCAGAGATGGATTCGTCAGAACGATCAACAATTAGAAGTGAACAGAAATCCAGGTAATTTGTGTTGCAAAGGTTATACAAAACTCTCTccatgaaaatgtgaaaacacaGCGGAAATCCATAACTGAAAATTGGATATGAGAACAACATCATGCTTGAAAACTTGAAATGATCCCAGAAACTAGTTTCTCCACTGACTGAGTGCTTCATACTCAGTTAAGCCGTTCGTGAGGAAAAATAATATCCTTGCTGAGAGGAAACAATTTGTGCTGAATGTAGCATGAAGGCATGGGGATTATCAGCAACATATTCTTTGTAGGCTTTAGCTAGCAACCTTATCTACACGTTTATTAATTGTTTTGTCTGTGGCTGTTTCAAGTTAAACGTTATAGTTTTAGCTAGGTAGTTTCAGAAGACTGTGAAATAAGAGGTGTTTAAACATCCGTATTACCAGGTTACCAGGAATTAAAAATCGGTAAAGGTAGGTTTGAAAGTCAAGGGAATTCTAAGGTTCTGTATTACTGAAATCCTTGTTTGCATACAGTGATTTAGCTGTGTGctttaaatgtgttttcactttttttgcaaAGTAATCACAAAAGCCAGACTTTCTCTACAGTTTCTTGTGCTGGCTCGCGCAGTGAATACTGACATAGAACCAAATACGCCTTTGAGAGTAATCTGTGGTTAGTAACATCTGAATAGTGAACTAGATGAACTCTTGATCTGAACAAGCATGACTGTTCTTTTGTTCATCTATCCTAAAGTAAGAATAAATGAGAATAAAAGATACTACTTtttaccagaaaaacaaaaatttgtttctttgaaatattgtCACTTGTCCCTTTGAAATAGTTCTACTTACTTTCTGTCAGACATGTAGTAAGTAGATCATTGGACAGTCCTTTGActacttttttttcaaaaattcattTGAAATGGTGTTTGGCTAGCCCAATGGAGTGAAAATTGGTAATTGTCAATTTGGATCTCAGAGGCATTAGGCCTTAGTGATTTGAAGTTGTTGCCATTTTTTGGCTTAAATTATTTATGTATGAATTATACTTGTCTAAAATGACAAAAAGACTTAAAGTACGTTTTCGGTTTGGGGAAGGCTGTGAACTGCTGCTATTCCCTTCTTCTGCATAGAAATGGAGAACTCGgttctttttggttggttggtatTTTCCACAAGCATTAATAGTTCGTATGGACTTCTTGAGTCACCCATGAGATCTTCAGACAAGTTAGAAAATGCACTGTAAAAACcgaagatttttgttttctgttttaaagaaaattcttaaaAAGTCTAGTAAGAAAGCAGCCACAGGACCTGCTTCTTGTAATTGGAACCGGGGTAAGTGCTGCAGTAGCACCAGGAATCCCAGCGCTGTGCTCCTGGAGAAGCTGCATTGAGGCTGTAATTGAAGCAGCTGAACAGCTGGAGGTGCTTCATCCGGGAGATGTTGCTGAATTTCGCAAAAAAGTAATCAAAGATAGAGACCTGCTGGTGGTTGCACATGATCTCATCAGGAAAATGTCACCAGTGAGTATGTTTATAACTTACATTGATTTCTAAAGTTATTATATACTTTTGTTATAAACAAAAATTCTTTTCACCTTtctaaaacttgatttttttctggtaaaaattgaaattttggtGGTAATCATACAGTAGACTGTACATTTTGGAGCGGCTAAAAAATCCTTGGTTTTTAGCGTAAGTAAGCATTTGTTGTAATTAATGCAAGCCAGAGTCCTGACTATTAAATATTTGCCATAACGTTTCTTGGAACTGAAAGAGGAGTTTATAGCTCTGCTGTCTAAAGCTAGAGATACCTTGAAAATACGGGTAGACCTTGACCCTGCTGATAGCCTCGGATCACCCAGACTTCGTCACCCCTGCAGCTCAGGCTTCACTGAAGACAGTCCGTACGTTTCTCAGCCGTTCATCTTAGGTTCCAGAGATTTTCAGATTGTGCTAATAGGTTGCCAAGTCTTCTAGTTGAAATAATTAGGGCGACATACGTACCGTTGAGTTGTAGGATGCATTGAGTGTTTCGCAACGTGCGGTGAGCTTCTCTACAGGCAAAGTGTAATAACAACCTCTCTCTTTTAAGAGGAGTCTGCGTGTATGGTTAGGCTTTGTAGCAGATTTAATGattaatacatttttctcaaccggcaagaaaaaaaaaccacaacaccaccagaaaaccccaccacctctcctaaACCCCACCCTTATTCCAGACTCTGAATCCAGGGAATGATAATTTTAGTACGCTAACTGATTTTCAAAGCAGGAAAAGCATACTGAGAAAGGTGAAGTTTCCACGTAGTTAGGCCAGTAACCATATTGGGCTTATAAACAGACATTTGTTCTGTGTGTGATACAATTTATTGAATAGGAAGCCTGTATATTTTATAGAATCCTTACGTGTTCCTGTCAGTCTCAGTAGATACTCTGGGCAAAGGCAGCCTGCGCTTTTAGGAAAGCGTTCCTTCCTGTTCGTTTAGAAGTGACGAGTGAGGATTTAACTGTagcaaaatagttttgttttattgtaccTGTATTACAAGCTTCCTTGAGAAAACCAGGCTAGTATTTTGAGCTAGATTAAGTGGAGGCAGGAGCGCCTGAATAATTTGGGATTGGTTTTGATGGTTTTGTACATTCAGAGCCTTATGCTTTGTATACTATGTAAGCCCTCTCTTAAAGAAATGCTGCGGCATTGAGTAGACAAATGATACGGGTTTTCTGTTGGAGGCAGTTATAATGGTGCACATCGTTCTTACGAAAtgttcatctttttctttcttcagcgtACTGGGGACACGAAGCCCAACTTCTTCCAGGATTGCTTAATGGAGGTGTTTGATAATTTAGAACAGCACATTCAGAATCCTGTTGTTCTGCAGTCAATCCTGAGGCTCATGGAGAGAGGCACGATGGTTCTGACTACAAACTATGATAATTTACTTGAAATATTTGGTCAGCAACAGGGTAAACCTATGGAATCTTTAGACTTGAAAGATAAGGATAAGGTATGACAAGAGCAGTAAAATTTTTAGAGTTGTTAGAGAAGGCAGCTCATAAGCTTCATTGAAAGATGTTTTCCTGTTTAAAGAGTGTCAAGGCTAAAGCTTCTTAATTGGTAAAGCATGTCTATAAGCTAACAGCAGATGCACAGACATTTATTTTACTTGTCTCTTTATTCTGAATAATCTGCTAACAGTTACCGAACAGAATTTCAGTGACGTTATTTATTAACCACTTCCCCCCTACTctctggaaaaaacccacaaacttatTTGACTTTTGTGAAGTAATTGTTAGAATCACAAATGTGATTTCACCTAGCTGGTTGTTAATTTGCTGGTCACGTCTTTCCTGTCAGCGTTGCTGGAACTTGCTACCTTGTTTAGACCAAAAAGCCAGAGGTATCTTCAGTATCAGCAATCACCTCTGTATTATAATTTAAAGTAAGCTGTGTAATTAGTAATTAAAATTATCTCTTGCTGCAGAAAAGTGCAAAAGAAGTTATTTCTACTGTAAGTGGGTTTATAAATTAGGACAGCTGTATATTTTTGCAGAATTTCCGTTATTGTAGTATATTATAGTATAACAAAAGAATGTAACTTGCATGATTGGCTTTAGGTTCTTCAGTGGGCAAGAGGCCATATAAAATATGGAGTTCTTCATATTCACGGCTTATATACGGATCCCTGTGGAATGGTGCTAGATCCCTCGGGATATAAAGATGTTACTCAAGATCCTGAAGTCATGGTTTGTGTGATCTTTAAAATTTTTACTATGTTTTGCCGAACTATTTTATTGTAATCACTGTATACACATTACCTGGGGCCGGGGTTTTGTCAGATCATATAGATGAAATACTTGGGGCCCAGAAGAATGGCAGCATTATTCAGAAAGCCAGCTGTGTCGCTAGGGCAGGGTGTGCTCTTGCATAGTGCTTCTTCGTAAATCACAATCAAAACCCTCCGCTGTATCTCATGGTTTTAGAGatctttgtatttatttcatgaGAGAACATTAGCCCCAAAATACCAGACGCAAGAACGAGGATTCATCACCGTCTGATTGCTTGGATTCATCTTTTAGGGGCTTAAGCTGTTACTAGCTCTGGATCCTGGACTTAATGTCATATCTTAGGTATTTTAAGAAGTCAAATATTTAGTCAAGAATATTAACTTTCCCTATTTACAGATTGACCTAACGGGAGTCTAATATTCTGTCACCATAATCTTTCAATTTAAAGTTTCCTTACTGGAAGTATTTACACGTGTACTTCATTTTGTATGGTAACTTTGATTTTTGAATACAAAATTTTTTGTAGAAACAGTGCTTCTGAAATGTCAGTTTGTGCTGATCCTAAAACATATACTTAATTCAGTTCAATAGTGGTGTctgctctgcttctccttttAAGTCTGACGTATTTTGAAAGTTCTTACCTTGGTCTTTTGACTACTGAAGTAAACGTAGctcttttgtgtttctgtttcttaacAGGAAGTTCTCCAAAACTTGTATCGAACcaagtcttttttgtttttgggcTGTGGAGAGACTCTGCGAGATCAGATATTCCAAGCGCTTTTTCTTTATACTCTAAAGAATAAAGTGGATTTAGAACATTATATGTTGGTGCTTAAAGAAAACGAAGACCACTTTTTTAAGCTCCAGGCAGATATGCTGCTTCACGGAATAAAAGTCGTATCCTACGGGGACTGCTTTAAACAATTCCCAGAGTATGTAGAAGATCTGACTGCTCAAATCTGCAAGCAGAGAAGTCCAGGTAATGTATCCTCTTTTAATGTTAATGTAACGTTAATTCTCAATTTGTCTTTTTGTTAGCATTTGTTTAAGAGATTTACTTTGTGTATCTTTTGGCGTGAACTACTCCAGTATATTGAGTATTACATTATATGAAATATGACACGTCAGCAAAAGAGACTAAAAGAACTGAAGGAACTACTTGGTGGGATAAGCTGCTTGAGCCACAGTATGTGATTAAGCATATCACGGGAAATTAAATCAGTACACCCAATAGCGCTTGGCTTCACACATTTAGGGCTAACGGGGAGAAAACCTGAGTGTGAGGATACTGTTTTGTGACAATAAAATAGAAGAGGTTGTGGAATAATACCCCATTTGTGACAGTGAATGGCATTCCGTAGAGGCATTTAATGCTAAAATTGAAAACAACTCAGTACCTTTGCTGACGGTTAACAGTTCTGCATCAACAGGGAGCTAAATTTTTGCTAACTAGGGCCATTCATCTACTTTCCCTCCCCGCTCTCTTCCAGCCTGTTGTCTCTCAACTCATAACATTCCTTAGCTGTAACAATGAAGAGCCTTTAATACAAAACCAGGGAAAAACAACTGTATGTTGAAGGAAAgaaatttctttcatgttttccaaaCAAGGACAGTTCTAGTATGGCTTATCCAGAGAACTGAAACTAGAGTAAATGACCTTGGGAAGAATACTGTTTCACAGCTCTTCTATTTACAAACTCTCTTTTAAAAGATAGCAGGAATTTGTTAAAAGGGTTGtatgaaagaaatgagaaaggcaGGCCCTGATCCTGATAGGGGACTTCAGCCACCCGGAcaatctgctggaaaagcagcatagCAAACTGCAAGCAGTCCAGGAAACTACTGGAGTGCATTGAGGACAACTTCCTGGTACA
Encoded here:
- the FAM118A gene encoding protein FAM118A isoform X1; translation: MPGGSEMDSSERSTIRSEQKSRKFLKSLVRKQPQDLLLVIGTGVSAAVAPGIPALCSWRSCIEAVIEAAEQLEVLHPGDVAEFRKKVIKDRDLLVVAHDLIRKMSPRTGDTKPNFFQDCLMEVFDNLEQHIQNPVVLQSILRLMERGTMVLTTNYDNLLEIFGQQQGKPMESLDLKDKDKVLQWARGHIKYGVLHIHGLYTDPCGMVLDPSGYKDVTQDPEVMEVLQNLYRTKSFLFLGCGETLRDQIFQALFLYTLKNKVDLEHYMLVLKENEDHFFKLQADMLLHGIKVVSYGDCFKQFPEYVEDLTAQICKQRSPDADRVDSTTPLGTSCVDCAKRKLGENGTDSPKRPKQSDNGIPTI
- the FAM118A gene encoding protein FAM118A isoform X2, with the translated sequence MDSSERSTIRSEQKSRKFLKSLVRKQPQDLLLVIGTGVSAAVAPGIPALCSWRSCIEAVIEAAEQLEVLHPGDVAEFRKKVIKDRDLLVVAHDLIRKMSPRTGDTKPNFFQDCLMEVFDNLEQHIQNPVVLQSILRLMERGTMVLTTNYDNLLEIFGQQQGKPMESLDLKDKDKVLQWARGHIKYGVLHIHGLYTDPCGMVLDPSGYKDVTQDPEVMEVLQNLYRTKSFLFLGCGETLRDQIFQALFLYTLKNKVDLEHYMLVLKENEDHFFKLQADMLLHGIKVVSYGDCFKQFPEYVEDLTAQICKQRSPDADRVDSTTPLGTSCVDCAKRKLGENGTDSPKRPKQSDNGIPTI